Proteins co-encoded in one bacterium genomic window:
- a CDS encoding cupin domain-containing protein, with amino-acid sequence MEKVNINEKFSMFQDHWSPKIVGEINDTHVKLAKLKGEFIWHHHDNEDEMFLVIKGKLLMRLRDRDLQLNEGEFVIIPKGVDHLPVAEEEVHLLLLEPKTTLNTGNIESERTLRQLENI; translated from the coding sequence ATTGAAAAAGTAAATATTAACGAAAAATTTTCAATGTTCCAAGATCATTGGAGCCCGAAAATCGTGGGTGAGATCAATGATACGCACGTGAAATTAGCAAAGCTCAAAGGAGAATTTATCTGGCATCATCATGATAACGAAGATGAAATGTTTCTCGTGATCAAAGGAAAATTACTTATGAGATTGAGAGACCGTGATTTGCAGTTAAATGAAGGTGAATTTGTCATTATTCCCAAAGGCGTGGATCATTTGCCTGTTGCGGAAGAAGAAGTGCACCTGCTTCTGCTTGAACCCAAGACAACATTGAATACGGGTAATATTGAGTCAGAGCGGACGCTCCGCCAGCTTGAAAACATTTAG
- a CDS encoding xanthine dehydrogenase family protein molybdopterin-binding subunit, which yields MSKSVTLKVGVEKNLRELKADIPDNTPKPWDGGDELKFIGGRSTRTEGKDKVTGRAKYTFDIQLPGMLHGYFLRSHFPAGVIRKIDISKAENYPGVKSVILIQDKLPMIIRFAGQEICAIAAETAHQAHEAAKLISIEYDTRKFVLTAEQAKSPKSPVVFDSSVESKTSEGDAPEDSGNVSQKGNIRGPKVSGNLSAVENALRQSDVVIEATYRTQVQTHSAMETHGVVAKWEGDQLTVWASTQGVFSVQSELAGVFQIPRTQVRVLTEHMGGGFGAKFGAGIYGIMAAKLAKKTQAPVRFMLDRKSEHLAVGNRPDSTQTVKLGASQDGSLKAIKLVSYGTAGVGTGAGTSGPAKNIYFKTEHIYTEESDIFTNAGPGAAFRAPGHPQGAFAMEQAIDEMAYKLNIDPLEFRKKNTLYDEVRQAEYAIGAKKFGWDKRKSKPGADSGPIKRGVGIANSVWYYIYGTGFQASIQVTGDGSVELTNGVQDIGGGIKTVVAMVVAEELGLKPTDIIVKIGDSNYGLGPASGGSQTTAGITPAVRNAAYLAKMKMFDIAAPLLKTTVDQLALADGRIFIQSDTTKGLTWKQVASKIVGEKFTVTGERFKDHLQAGPFIAGVQFADVEVDTETGVVKVKRIVAVHDCGRPMNRLTLESQINGGIIQGVSYALFENRLLDAQTGIMVNPNLEQYKIAGSMDIPEIESVVIDVNRGQSSTGAMGIGEPATIPTAAAIANAVFHATGVRVRELPMTPAVVFKAIKGA from the coding sequence ATGTCCAAATCCGTAACGCTCAAAGTTGGCGTCGAAAAAAATCTGAGAGAGTTAAAAGCCGACATACCGGATAACACGCCGAAACCATGGGATGGCGGAGATGAACTTAAATTCATCGGAGGACGTTCTACTCGCACTGAGGGCAAGGACAAGGTAACAGGTCGAGCTAAATATACTTTCGATATTCAGTTGCCCGGCATGCTCCACGGATATTTTTTGCGGTCTCATTTCCCCGCGGGCGTGATCAGAAAGATCGATATATCCAAAGCGGAAAATTATCCGGGCGTTAAATCGGTGATACTCATCCAGGACAAACTGCCGATGATCATTCGCTTCGCCGGACAGGAGATCTGCGCCATCGCTGCGGAGACAGCGCATCAGGCGCACGAGGCGGCAAAACTAATATCGATAGAATATGATACACGTAAATTTGTTTTAACTGCCGAGCAAGCCAAGTCGCCCAAATCGCCGGTGGTTTTTGACTCCAGTGTAGAATCTAAAACATCCGAAGGCGATGCACCGGAGGATAGCGGAAATGTTTCCCAAAAAGGAAATATTCGCGGACCTAAAGTTAGCGGAAATTTATCCGCAGTCGAAAACGCGCTAAGGCAATCCGATGTTGTGATCGAAGCAACTTACCGCACGCAAGTACAGACGCATTCTGCAATGGAGACGCACGGCGTTGTCGCGAAGTGGGAAGGCGATCAGCTTACTGTTTGGGCTTCAACTCAGGGTGTATTCAGCGTGCAGAGCGAATTGGCAGGCGTGTTTCAAATTCCGCGAACCCAGGTACGCGTGCTGACGGAACACATGGGCGGCGGTTTCGGCGCTAAGTTCGGCGCGGGCATTTACGGTATTATGGCGGCAAAGTTAGCGAAAAAAACCCAAGCGCCTGTTCGTTTTATGCTTGACCGCAAGTCGGAACATCTTGCCGTAGGCAACCGGCCGGATTCTACGCAAACGGTCAAACTCGGGGCATCCCAAGACGGATCGCTTAAGGCTATTAAACTCGTTTCATACGGAACGGCCGGCGTGGGCACGGGTGCCGGCACGTCAGGGCCTGCGAAAAATATTTATTTCAAAACGGAACATATCTATACCGAAGAATCCGACATCTTCACCAATGCCGGACCCGGCGCGGCATTTCGTGCGCCCGGACATCCGCAAGGCGCTTTTGCGATGGAACAGGCGATCGATGAAATGGCCTACAAACTCAATATCGATCCGCTGGAATTTCGAAAGAAAAATACGTTGTATGATGAAGTTCGCCAAGCCGAATATGCGATCGGCGCAAAAAAATTCGGTTGGGACAAGCGTAAAAGCAAACCCGGAGCGGATTCCGGGCCGATCAAACGCGGCGTCGGCATAGCGAATTCTGTGTGGTATTATATTTACGGTACCGGGTTTCAAGCTTCTATTCAGGTCACCGGTGACGGCTCGGTGGAACTGACCAACGGCGTGCAGGATATTGGCGGTGGAATCAAGACTGTGGTCGCCATGGTGGTTGCGGAAGAACTCGGATTGAAACCGACCGATATTATTGTCAAGATCGGCGATTCGAATTACGGGCTCGGGCCGGCCAGCGGCGGCAGTCAGACAACGGCGGGCATTACTCCCGCAGTGCGCAATGCCGCTTACTTAGCAAAAATGAAAATGTTCGATATAGCCGCGCCGCTGCTGAAAACTACGGTTGATCAACTCGCGTTAGCTGACGGCAGGATATTCATTCAATCCGATACGACAAAGGGTCTGACGTGGAAACAAGTGGCGTCGAAAATAGTCGGCGAAAAATTTACCGTAACGGGCGAACGTTTTAAAGATCACCTCCAGGCCGGACCGTTCATCGCCGGCGTTCAGTTCGCCGACGTGGAAGTCGACACGGAAACCGGCGTCGTCAAAGTGAAACGTATCGTGGCGGTGCACGACTGCGGGCGTCCGATGAATCGTCTCACGTTAGAAAGTCAGATTAACGGCGGAATTATTCAGGGCGTCAGCTATGCGCTATTTGAAAACCGTTTGCTTGACGCCCAAACGGGCATCATGGTTAATCCTAACCTTGAACAGTACAAGATAGCCGGCTCCATGGATATTCCGGAAATTGAATCGGTCGTCATCGATGTCAATCGCGGGCAGTCCAGCACCGGCGCGATGGGCATCGGCGAACCGGCAACCATTCCAACGGCCGCCGCTATTGCCAATGCGGTCTTTCATGCAACGGGGGTGCGTGTGCGTGAACTCCCTATGACGCCGGCGGTGGTTTTTAAAGCGATAAAAGGAGCATGA
- a CDS encoding xanthine dehydrogenase family protein subunit M, giving the protein MNKFEYAVPKKIDEVFTFLKEPGSQIKAGGIDLLDLMKEGLTQPQRLVHIRSLEDLHYITQDGRRGIVIGPTATLDEISSSDKLQDAYKALSQAALGAATPQIRNVATLGGNLCQRPRCWYFRSADFDCSRKNGKICYAFDGENQYHAIFGNDEGCVIVHPSATAVALMALDAKLKIASEKAEREIPISEFYVMPSVNMASEHILKQGELITEIIIPPLTPGWTSYYYKQKEKQSFDWPIAEVAVVMHLHEGKCTDSRIVLGAAAPIPWRIQKAEALLKGNIVTKELAQRAAEAAMKDAGPLSKNEYKVQVFKTVIARTICWAAGIDPLK; this is encoded by the coding sequence ATGAATAAATTCGAGTATGCCGTTCCCAAAAAAATTGACGAGGTTTTTACTTTTCTCAAAGAACCCGGCTCCCAAATCAAAGCCGGCGGTATCGACCTTTTGGATCTCATGAAAGAAGGGCTCACGCAGCCGCAACGCCTGGTGCATATCCGTTCCTTAGAGGATCTGCACTACATCACACAGGACGGACGCCGCGGAATCGTTATCGGGCCGACCGCCACACTCGACGAAATTTCAAGCAGCGATAAATTGCAGGATGCCTACAAAGCCTTGTCGCAGGCGGCCTTGGGGGCGGCAACGCCGCAGATCAGAAACGTAGCCACATTGGGCGGTAATTTATGCCAGCGTCCGCGCTGCTGGTATTTTAGAAGCGCCGATTTCGATTGTTCACGAAAAAACGGCAAGATCTGTTATGCATTCGACGGAGAAAACCAGTACCACGCGATTTTCGGTAATGATGAAGGATGCGTGATCGTTCATCCCTCCGCAACGGCTGTCGCGCTCATGGCCCTCGATGCGAAATTGAAAATAGCTTCTGAAAAGGCGGAACGTGAGATCCCGATCTCTGAATTTTATGTTATGCCTTCGGTAAATATGGCAAGCGAGCATATTTTGAAACAAGGCGAATTGATCACTGAGATCATTATTCCGCCACTGACGCCGGGCTGGACAAGTTATTATTATAAACAAAAAGAAAAACAGAGTTTTGACTGGCCGATCGCGGAAGTTGCCGTCGTCATGCATCTACATGAAGGAAAATGCACGGATTCTCGTATCGTTTTGGGAGCTGCTGCCCCGATCCCGTGGCGTATCCAAAAAGCCGAGGCGCTGCTGAAAGGAAATATAGTTACGAAAGAACTTGCGCAGCGAGCGGCCGAGGCGGCAATGAAAGACGCCGGTCCGCTTTCGAAGAACGAATATAAAGTTCAGGTTTTTAAAACTGTCATCGCGCGTACGATTTGTTGGGCGGCGGGAATTGATCCGTTAAAGTAA